One part of the Novipirellula aureliae genome encodes these proteins:
- a CDS encoding DEAD/DEAH box helicase codes for MFNVQIDESASWQRNDLIPADTYEIKLDSIELRSLPIRVSPLKTRVTGFLFPEAACWTPPALPAAETSDEDAAIKIAEETCPKSQPPKNRRPKNRHRIKPPSDVVKLQDRLYYLLQPPLDLLVGSGQLNFPFEPFAYQLDGIAFMFPRYACVLADEMGLGKTMQAISTIRLLLCSGEVRSVLLVCPKPLVSNWIREFQVWAPEIPVAAIEGNASKREFEWKSPNVPVKIANYELLMRDKDIVLDSGLHFDLVTLDEAQRIKNRNSTTSEIVRAIPRTRSWALTGTPVENSPDDLVGIFDFLSPGYLQIGMPMPQMAAAAREYILRRTKDMVLDDMPPKLYRDAELDLTPDQWATYESAESEGVIQLKELDEMLTIQHVFELVLRLKQICNFDPVTGSSSKLERLVADMEEVAASGKKAIVFSQWVNSIDQMRPALERFGPTEYHGRIPHKKREGVIEKFKNDPDSHVILMSYGAGSVGLNLQFCEYVFLFDRWWNPAIEDQAINRAHRIGAAGAVTVTRMLATNTIEQRIADVLEHKREIFDALFCDQTTPVSKTGLSREEIFGLFDLRAPGGKKVA; via the coding sequence ATGTTTAACGTTCAGATCGATGAGTCCGCGTCATGGCAACGAAATGACTTGATTCCCGCCGACACCTACGAGATCAAACTGGACTCGATCGAATTACGTTCGTTGCCGATCCGCGTTTCTCCGCTGAAAACTCGTGTTACCGGCTTCTTGTTTCCTGAAGCGGCGTGTTGGACGCCTCCGGCGCTGCCAGCTGCCGAAACGTCTGACGAAGACGCGGCGATCAAAATTGCGGAAGAAACCTGCCCTAAAAGCCAACCACCAAAAAACCGGCGGCCGAAAAACCGGCATCGTATCAAACCGCCGAGTGACGTCGTTAAGCTCCAGGACCGGCTTTATTACCTATTGCAGCCGCCGCTTGATTTGCTTGTTGGTAGCGGCCAATTGAATTTCCCGTTTGAGCCGTTTGCGTATCAGCTTGACGGAATTGCGTTCATGTTCCCACGCTACGCTTGCGTTTTAGCCGACGAGATGGGACTGGGCAAAACGATGCAGGCGATCAGTACGATTCGGTTGCTGCTTTGTAGCGGCGAAGTACGAAGCGTACTATTGGTTTGTCCCAAACCGCTTGTTTCAAACTGGATTCGCGAATTTCAAGTTTGGGCACCCGAAATTCCTGTCGCTGCGATCGAAGGCAACGCATCGAAACGCGAATTCGAGTGGAAGTCACCCAATGTGCCCGTCAAAATCGCGAACTATGAACTGCTGATGCGCGACAAGGATATTGTGCTCGACAGCGGTTTGCATTTCGATTTGGTCACGCTCGATGAAGCCCAGCGGATCAAGAATCGAAACAGTACGACGAGCGAAATTGTACGAGCGATTCCGCGTACTAGGTCTTGGGCATTGACCGGAACGCCTGTCGAGAACTCGCCCGATGATTTGGTCGGTATTTTCGACTTCTTGTCACCCGGTTATCTGCAAATTGGGATGCCGATGCCACAAATGGCTGCTGCCGCACGCGAGTACATCTTGCGGCGCACCAAAGACATGGTACTCGACGATATGCCGCCCAAGTTGTATCGCGATGCTGAACTCGATTTGACACCCGATCAATGGGCCACCTACGAATCGGCGGAATCCGAAGGCGTCATCCAGCTCAAGGAGCTTGATGAGATGTTGACGATCCAACACGTCTTTGAGTTGGTGTTGCGGTTGAAGCAGATTTGCAACTTTGATCCCGTTACTGGAAGCAGTTCGAAATTAGAGCGATTGGTCGCTGACATGGAAGAGGTCGCCGCGAGCGGTAAAAAAGCGATCGTGTTTAGCCAATGGGTCAACAGTATCGACCAAATGCGTCCTGCGCTCGAGCGTTTTGGACCGACCGAATACCACGGTCGCATTCCACATAAAAAGCGCGAAGGGGTAATCGAAAAATTCAAGAATGATCCCGACAGTCATGTTATCTTAATGAGCTACGGTGCTGGCAGTGTCGGTTTGAATTTACAGTTCTGCGAGTACGTGTTCTTGTTTGATCGCTGGTGGAATCCGGCAATTGAAGATCAAGCAATCAATCGAGCTCATCGAATTGGTGCAGCAGGCGCTGTGACGGTCACACGCATGTTGGCAACCAACACGATCGAACAACGGATCGCAGATGTCTTGGAGCACAAACGCGAGATCTTCGACGCATTGTTTTGCGATCAAACGACCCCGGTCAGTAAGACTGGATTGAGTCGCGAAGAAATTTTTGGGTTGTTCGATTTGCGAGCACCAGGTGGCAAGAAAGTTGCGTAG
- a CDS encoding ABC transporter ATP-binding protein has translation MIATPSNAAMIELHDLCRDFGATRAVDHVSFSVPRGSVFGYIGPNGAGKTTSMRILATLELPTSGDALVDGLSSVNDPDRVRGRLGFMPDGFGTYSDTNCIEYLDFFARSYGLVGRNRMRRLRYVMHFTGLEPLAMKPIRGLSKGMRQRLCLGRALIHDPPVLVLDEPAAGLDPRARIELRQIIRSLAAEGKTILISSHILTELAEMCDRLGIIERGQLLATGSVDEIRQNLQPDRQVRLKVATNVNAAVELLSKHAFVHSVSVIEHTISFKLDGTEAEQIAVLHHLCDARVEVLEYSGQQNSLEDVFLEITQGFVQ, from the coding sequence ATGATCGCGACGCCATCGAATGCTGCAATGATTGAGCTTCACGATTTATGTAGAGACTTTGGTGCAACACGAGCGGTCGATCATGTCTCGTTCTCGGTGCCTCGCGGCAGCGTATTCGGGTATATCGGCCCCAATGGGGCAGGCAAAACGACTAGTATGCGGATCTTGGCGACATTGGAATTGCCGACGTCGGGCGATGCACTTGTCGATGGCTTATCGAGTGTCAATGATCCAGATCGCGTTCGTGGCCGATTGGGGTTCATGCCGGATGGCTTCGGCACTTACTCCGATACCAATTGTATCGAGTACCTCGACTTCTTTGCTCGGTCGTACGGTTTGGTCGGACGAAACCGCATGCGGCGGCTGCGTTATGTGATGCACTTCACTGGGCTTGAACCGTTAGCGATGAAACCGATTCGAGGTCTCAGCAAGGGGATGCGTCAGAGGTTGTGTTTAGGTCGAGCCTTGATTCACGATCCACCCGTTTTGGTTTTGGATGAACCAGCGGCGGGGCTCGATCCGCGTGCTCGGATTGAGCTTCGGCAAATCATTCGCTCGTTGGCAGCCGAAGGAAAGACGATTCTCATTAGCAGCCACATTTTGACCGAGCTAGCGGAGATGTGTGATCGGTTGGGGATCATCGAACGTGGCCAATTGTTGGCGACGGGTTCCGTAGACGAGATCCGGCAAAATTTGCAGCCCGATCGTCAGGTGCGTCTAAAGGTTGCGACCAATGTAAACGCGGCGGTGGAGTTGTTATCGAAACACGCGTTCGTCCATTCGGTATCTGTGATCGAGCATACGATCAGCTTCAAATTGGACGGGACTGAAGCGGAGCAGATCGCGGTCCTTCATCATCTCTGTGATGCACGTGTTGAAGTGCTTGAATACTCGGGACAGCAAAACTCTCTCGAAGACGTCTTTTTGGAAATCACGCAAGGGTTCGTGCAATGA